In Amyelois transitella isolate CPQ chromosome 27, ilAmyTran1.1, whole genome shotgun sequence, a single genomic region encodes these proteins:
- the LOC106138248 gene encoding putative 115 kDa protein in type-1 retrotransposable element R1DM, protein MNGPGAPGEETGTKLGIVQINLQRSKIATAELLKVAEEKGIAIALVQEPYTGSSGRVKQYPGTRVIQCSSNISSRNPVKAAIYVFGDQFRITHDPQLVSETESAAVLESGSFRLGVVSVYFDGTADIGPYIARTKAVCESLNTPNVLLAGDVNAWSHWWGSESENERGTEYCAFINEMEYHILNTGNTPTFEVWRRDVLCTSIVDVTACSPSLLGKIRNWKVDRALITSDHNAITCTLELGVRLQHAAAPTTRVYNTKKANWSAFDETLLSLLAERNITPAGVEEVVCGEEMDILTDAYTTAIREACESSIPKIGKKRRGSPFPWWTEEIEQLKRDLVRKKKRIKNAAPHRKEHVLQEYNEAKALYAKQSAEAQTRSWKEFCTKQEKESMWDGIYRVLRKTSGRKEELLLRGPDGKTLDPKQSAVLLANTFYPDDTVETDTPHHTQLRKIVQETPQERLGELKEDDPPFTEAELEAVLQEQNPKKAPGPDGFTSDICARAIRCSRDVFMAIANKCLAISYFPKQWKIAHVVILNKPGKEDYTSPKSYRPIGLLSVLGKTLEKLFVRRLQWHLLPTLNPRQYGFLPQRGTEDALYDLIGHVNAEKEAGRSVLIVSLDIEGAFDNAWWPAWRYQHSHG, encoded by the coding sequence ATGAATGGACCTGGCGCTCCCGGAGAGGAGACAGGGACGAAGCTGGGAATTGTACAAATCAATCTCCAGCGCTCCAAGATAGCCACAGCCGAGCTACTCAAAGTAGCAGAGGAAAAGGGAATCGCTATCGCTTTGGTGCAGGAACCGTACACCGGATCCAGCGGCAGAGTGAAGCAGTACCCCGGCACTAGAGTAATCCAGTGCTCCTCGAACATCAGCAGCCGAAACCCGGTAAAAGCAGCGATATACGTATTCGGGGACCAGTTTAGGATCACACATGATCCACAGCTGGTGTCCGAGACGGAGTCCGCAGCGGTACTGGAATCAGGCAGCTTCAGGCTTGGAGTAGTCTCAGTATACTTCGACGGGACAGCCGATATAGGTCCTTACATTGCGCGAACCAAGGCAGTATGCGAATCGCTCAACACGCCTAACGTATTACTGGCGGGAGATGTAAACGCCTGGAGTCACTGGTGGGGCAGCGAATCCGAGAACGAGAGAGGGACGGAATACTGCGCTTTTATCAACGAAATGGAATACCACATCCTCAACACCGGAAACACTCCGACCTTCGAAGTCTGGCGAAGAGACGTGCTATGCACCAGCATAGTAGACGTGACAGCGTGCAGCCCTTCACTGCTGGGAAAGATCAGGAATTGGAAAGTCGACAGAGCGCTGATCACATCAGACCATAACGCCATCACGTGCACACTGGAGCTAGGAGTGCGGCTGCAACATGCGGCAGCCCCTACTACCAGAGTATACAACACCAAAAAGGCGAACTGGTCGGCGTTCGACGAGACACTCCTGTCTTTACTAGCGGAGAGGAACATCACGCCCGCCGGAGTAGAAGAGGTAGTGTGTGGAGAGGAAATGGATATCCTGACAGATGCCTACACAACAGCAATTCGGGAAGCGTGCGAAAGCTCGATACCGAAGATAGGCAAAAAGCGCAGAGGTTCCCCCTTCCCTTGGTGGACGGAAGAGATTGAACAGCTCAAAAGGGATCTCGTTCGTAAGAAGAAGAGGATCAAGAACGCTGCTCCCCACCGGAAGGAACACGTGCTGCAAGAGTACAATGAGGCCAAGGCGTTATACGCCAAGCAATCTGCCGAGGCCCAAACTCGGAGTTGGAAGGAATTCTGTACGAAGCAGGAGAAAGAGAGCATGTGGGACGGAATCTACCGTGTCCTCAGGAAAACATCAGGTAGAAAAGAGGAGCTACTGCTTAGAGGACCGGATGGAAAGACTTTGGATCCCAAGCAGTCGGCAGTGCTACTAGCGAACACTTTCTACCCTGACGACACGGTGGAAACCGACACCCCGCACCACACTCAACTCCGGAAAATTGTACAAGAAACACCTCAAGAGAGGTTGGGAGAATTGAAAGAGGATGACCCGCCATTCACCGAAGCCGAACTGGAGGCCGTGCTGCAAGAGCAGAACCCCAAGAAGGCACCGGGACCGGACGGATTCACCTCGGACATCTGCGCCAGAGCGATCCGCTGCTCACGGGATGTGTTCATGGCGATAGCCAACAAGTGCTTAGCCATCTCCTACTTCCCCAAACAGTGGAAAATCGCACATGTAGTCATTCTCAACAAACCGGGCAAAGAAGATTACACCAGCCCGAAGTCCTATCGCCCTATAGGCCTGTTATCAGTGCTAGGGAAAACGTTAGAGAAGCTTTTTGTGAGAAGACTACAGTGGCACCTACTCCCAACCCTCAATCCAAGGCAGTACGGTTTCTTGCCGCAACGCGGAACAGAGGACGCTCTCTATGACCTGATCGGACACGTCAATGCGGAAAAGGAAGCGGGGAGATCCGTGTTGATCGTGTCACTGGACATAGAGGGGGCCTTCGACAACGCGTGGTGGCCGGCTTGGCGGTACCAACATTCACATGGGTGA